In Halorientalis litorea, one DNA window encodes the following:
- a CDS encoding DUF7568 family protein, producing MPRITNWRRECRSPTLAYRNTETGARAVLHRAPDSYRYKWRGAILVDGYPVWSRGYETKDATAFRDELRERPAPDLSCPECPNEDVRVGEKAADGAKVQRWYDCPDCGYEAPSRIIYGRSTP from the coding sequence ATGCCCCGCATCACCAACTGGCGACGCGAGTGCCGCTCGCCGACGCTCGCGTATCGGAACACCGAGACCGGTGCGCGAGCCGTCCTGCATCGAGCGCCAGATTCGTATCGGTACAAATGGCGTGGAGCAATCCTCGTCGACGGCTACCCAGTGTGGTCGCGGGGGTACGAGACGAAAGACGCGACGGCGTTCCGTGACGAGCTCCGGGAGCGTCCCGCTCCGGACCTCAGCTGTCCGGAGTGTCCGAACGAGGACGTTCGTGTCGGCGAGAAAGCGGCAGACGGAGCGAAAGTCCAGCGGTGGTACGACTGCCCGGACTGTGGGTACGAAGCCCCCTCACGCATCATCTACGGGCGGAGTACGCCGTAA
- a CDS encoding two-component system sensor histidine kinase NtrB, whose translation MESPPPLVNGDDFYQTLVENAAEGMLTIDEQSNIVYANPAVKDILGYSPDELIGSSKMKIIPERLEPVHSAALESYVDSGERNIDWDGIELPALHKDGHEVPTLISLREHEHDGDRYFTGIIRDITERRRRENQLQDQKERLDEFADILTHDIRNPLSVAQGYTEIAQENHESPELKKVSESLSRIDDLVEDVLELSKAGRSIGETESIDVEDCIYESWDSVETRRATLRVDDELGSITADKSRFQELLGNLFRNSIDHGGEDVTVRVGSLSEGPGLYVADNGPGISKSVRSDVFEHGYSTNQEGTGYGLSIVHQIVEAHGWKINITGSSEGGARFEVTW comes from the coding sequence ATGGAATCTCCTCCTCCGCTTGTCAACGGCGACGATTTCTATCAGACGCTTGTAGAAAACGCAGCCGAGGGGATGCTAACAATCGATGAACAGAGCAATATCGTTTATGCGAATCCGGCTGTTAAGGATATTCTCGGGTATTCTCCTGACGAATTGATCGGAAGTTCTAAAATGAAAATCATTCCAGAGCGTCTAGAACCCGTCCATTCCGCAGCTCTTGAATCATATGTTGACTCTGGTGAGCGAAATATCGACTGGGACGGGATAGAACTCCCCGCGCTTCACAAGGACGGACACGAGGTTCCAACGCTGATCAGTCTTCGTGAACACGAACACGACGGTGATCGGTATTTTACGGGCATCATTCGAGACATCACGGAGCGACGGAGACGGGAGAACCAGCTACAGGATCAGAAAGAACGGTTGGACGAGTTTGCTGACATTCTCACACACGACATCCGAAATCCACTCTCTGTTGCCCAAGGCTACACCGAAATCGCTCAAGAGAACCACGAGAGTCCGGAACTAAAGAAAGTCTCAGAGTCGTTATCTCGGATAGATGATCTGGTAGAGGATGTCCTGGAACTGTCCAAGGCGGGTCGCTCGATTGGTGAAACAGAGTCAATTGATGTTGAAGACTGCATCTACGAATCATGGGATAGCGTTGAAACCCGCCGGGCTACGTTACGGGTCGACGATGAACTCGGGTCAATAACTGCGGATAAGAGCCGCTTCCAAGAGCTGCTGGGGAACCTTTTTCGGAACTCAATCGATCACGGTGGCGAGGATGTCACAGTTCGTGTGGGATCTCTCTCCGAGGGGCCGGGTCTATACGTCGCAGATAATGGACCAGGAATTTCAAAATCGGTCCGATCAGATGTGTTTGAACACGGCTATTCGACGAATCAAGAGGGGACCGGCTATGGACTCTCGATAGTACACCAAATTGTCGAAGCGCACGGGTGGAAGATCAACATCACGGGAAGTTCCGAGGGTGGAGCACGGTTCGAAGTCACTTGGTGA
- a CDS encoding DUF2080 family transposase-associated protein: MANRFQIDGEEVLDGQVKEFGNSAHVTVPKRWRGADVKVVRTSEPTKQDEE; this comes from the coding sequence ATGGCGAATCGATTTCAAATCGACGGCGAGGAAGTTCTCGACGGCCAAGTCAAGGAGTTCGGGAACAGCGCCCACGTCACCGTCCCCAAACGCTGGCGTGGGGCTGACGTGAAAGTCGTCCGTACCTCAGAACCAACCAAACAAGACGAAGAATGA